The segment ACAGCCCTTCTCCCTTGCTGCCAATTCAGCTTCCAGCTGGTGCCCCGCTTCCCCTGGGAAACAACCCCATGACTCCGAAATTTGAGCTAGAGCGGGAGGCCTTAAGACCTTCAAaaagcagataaagaaactgaggctcccaaAGGGACCTGATCCTAAGGTTACCCGTGGACTTCTCAGCACCACTACCAGTCTGACAGGCTCACCAGAGGCAGAGCAGGAGGAAACTACCATACctaaaaccttcattttacacatgagggaactgaggtgtAGTGAGGGCAAGTGTTCTGCCCCAGAAAACACAGGCCACATGTATGTAATAAAGGACTGCCGTCACACCTCCATCCTGCCCCTAGACTCAAGATCTGAAGCAAGAAGAGTgattagcccagtacctggcacatgcaGTGAATACTTCCAACTAGTGACTGACTTTGATAcctccattttataaagaaacagGCTCAGAACAGAGCAGTGGACTGCCCAAGATTCCATGGACCACATCCAAACTTTCCACCCCTTGGTTCAGACCAGCATTACCTCCAGCCTGCCCCATGGTGGGAGGCTGTTAACTGGGCTCCCTGCTTCTAGTCACATCAGGCCCTGCCTGTAATTCCTAACATGTCCCTATTACTTGTTCAAGCCATGAACATCTTATCCTGACATCCAAGGGCCTGCCCTCTCCTGCCAGACCTCAGGCTGCCTTTCCAGCTTTGCTGTCTCTTACCTACTCACTGGCTTCATattcatctttccctttcctatcccccaCTCTCCTGGAAACCTGCAGTAAATGTCCCCTCACATCTGTTCATTGAagctcctcccttcttcccagaCCCCAAACAGGTGTCCCCCTCCTGGCATCCTGAACAGAGAgttggcctcaaagccaggaggcCCTGAGGTTGTCCCACCTGTGACACAGGTTGGCTGTGCAACCCTGTACTGGGCTCAGAACAACTCTTTAAGGTACAGGGAAGATGTTTGTCTATACTGGTGGGGAATGCTCCTTTAGggttaattgtttatttttattttttaattgcaaTATTAAAGAATGTGAAGCTTCTATTGTCCCAGTTCTCCTCTAGCTCTTGAGTTCAGCCAGAGGGTCCTTCTTGACCCCTCTATAGCCTTAGATACTGTCAATCAACTTCTCCTTGATACTTGGTTCTCTATATGTTTTTGAGACCCTGATGTCTTGTGGTTCTTCTCTTACCTGTCTGactattctttctttgtttcctttgccAATTTCCATCTATTTCATGCCTGCCAATAGTGGGAGCGCACCAAGGCTCTGTCCcagattctgttttcttctctttctagacTATTTCACTTAGTAATCTCATCAACTCTCATGGTTTCAGTGATTGTCTCTATGTAAATGGCTCTAAGATCTACTCATCCAGTCCTcaactctttctcttctccaacttCCTTTTAGATTTATTGAATTGGGGTATCCCATTgattaaactcaacatgtccaaagctgaaTTGATTACTTTCCCCTCCCaatccttccctctttctaacttcccttaTACTGTCGAAGGTACCAACATCCTCACAGTAACTCAAATTGGCATCTTAGGTGTATCTTcaactcctccctccctctcaccagAGAGAAGAGATAGATGGAAGTCAAGTAGTGGCAAGACTGAGGAAATGGGCAGTTTGATGAGTACAAAGAGCAGTGTGGAGGGAAAAAGGCACAAGATAAGCACAATCTGCCTCCAGATGAGATCTGGGGAAGCACCTGTTTGCATTAGAACTTTGGCAGAAGTAATTGAATTACAAAGGGAAATAAGCCAGGGAGTTCACTGGAGTGGGGAAGGTTGAATGAACTGTCAACAACAATTATGCTTGTTATTTCCTCAGTCTTGACACTACATGACTTccatctgtctcttctctttggtgtctgaataaatcaGTATCTGGAGAATCCTGCCCACAAAAAGGATGCTCATGCCTTCCTCTTCGGGGGCCCTATCCCGAACAGGGGTTAGGGTGGGACTAAGCTCACAGCTTAGCTCAGTAGCTACACAGAACTGGCGccaccaagttcatgtccaaggtcaatttctttttcctcccaatttgTAACATCTTTGtttaaagttctgagttccaaattctatccctcccaaAGACTGCAagtatacatgtgtaattatgtaaaacatttccatattagtcattttgtacaagacttgaagaaaagaaaaaagttaaagaatgAAAGTGGAAAATAGCCTGTTTCAGCCTGTATTCAATCagtatcaattctttctctggaggcagatagtctGCCCCATCATCGGTCTGATCAACCATAGTTGGACAGGACACACTGGACCTTGACCCCAACACAGTGAtatcattctggtcctcttcgagaacaaaggagcAACCTACCACGAAGCAGGTAAAAGCAGGTGCTTTGTAAGGCACTTTGcgaactttaaagcactatagaagtgTGTGCTAATGTGGTTACTGCTACTGTTAATGttactgctgccaccaccaccactaacactagagaaaaggaaacaaaagctcACAACGTTCTGCCACAAGTTGagcacaaatagtctatatgaacatttggggcagatactccaaatttgtgcatcctgcgtttccttggagctgtttcaattctgctctgctcataGAGAACAGCACCCTCTCTgacgtgggcatgccatgctgggggGGGGTCCTATGCTTCcacatcacacaatcaattccagagttcctcagagagaccttgagaatgcccttgtatcatttcttctgaccctaatgtgaatgcttgccctgtgtgagttctccataaaacagtctttttggcaagcgtacatttggcattcCATGGCCAACCCATCGGAGTTGCGCTTTCTGAAGCagtttgaattcttggcagtttattccaagtaaggacctcagtgtctggtgccttatcctgccaggtgatcttcagaatcttctaagCTAGTTCAAacggaagcgattcagtttcctggcatggcattggtagaTTGTCCAGGTTTCGCAGGCATAAGACACACAGCACACGGCTCTGTAGACATTCAGTCTGGTAGTCACTCTAACACCTCTTtgctcccacactttcctttggagcctcacAAATACGgaactagctctgacaatgcatatGTCAGCCTCATTATCAGGGTGTACATCCCGggaaagtacgctaccaaggtaaatgaacttacccacagtattcaaaatttctcaaTTTGCTTTAActgatgattccacatatggatctctgtctctgtatctctgtctgtctctctctgtgtctctatctctgtctgtctctgtctcatttgTCTTTGCCGGGTGTCCCTGGAGCGTCTGGTCCCCTCCGACCCTAGCTGGTcctgggggtggaggtggagggcGTTGTTCATTGGCCTAGCGGCCTGGTTTCAGATCCCCATCTCGTCCCCACCCTGGCCCCGGGATTGCAGGGCTGGAGGGCGCAGGTGCCCCGAGCTCAGGCCCCCCTCCCCTTCTATTGGATGGCAAGCTGCCCGAGGGCAGAAAcgctctttcttttccttaaatccacagagcttagcacaggacctggtacACAGAAGGCGCTTCCTGACGGTTTACGGGATTGGATCCGTGCAGCCCGGGGCTCCCTCGGCCTGAGCCTCCCGGCTCCGCTTCCCAGGTGCCCTCCCAGCCCTAAGGGCTGGGCGCGCACGTGAGTGGTCCTTTTCCAAAGGAGAGGCGGGGCTTCTGGTCACGCCCTCCCCGTAAAGTCAAATCGATGGAGGAGCGCCTACACTCACTCTTCTACTGGTCAGAATGGAAGCGCATTTCCGCCCTAGAGGCGGGGGACATGGGGATCGGGGAGCCATCGCAGCTCTGATTGGCTGAGCCTGCGGAGACCTGACTCAGGACCCAGGTCCCCAAGTCAAAAGGAGGAACCTCGAGGAGCTGCAGTGCGATCTCCTGCTGGGCCAGAACCAGAACCGGAGGCCGGTCGGGAAGGatggaggcggcggcggcggcggctgggACGGCGGGCCCGGGGTCGGTCCCGGGCTGGACCGCCGCGATCCGGCGGCTGCTGCGGCATTTCAGCCTCTCGGAGAAGCCAGGTCTGGGGCCGGGGGACCCCGGGGCTGCCTGACGCACTCGAGGCCCCCGCTGCGAGCCTGGCGGCCTCGGGCTCTCTGCCCCTAAGCAGCGCTCTGCCTTCCTCCCCACCTGTCTTCCGCTCCCAgtccccctcctcttcttcctctccctccacctcctctcACTGGCTGatctgccctcccccccccccccccacaggcTCCTCAGGGTTCCAGTGCCTCCCACTGGTGGTGGAGGGCCAGCAAGTGGGACTGGTGGTGCCACAAGTTGCCAGGGAATTGCGAGCCTTCCCCGATGTGTTTGTGGAGGTGGCAGGGACCCTGGAGCTTCGAGGGGGTCGTTGCCCCGAGGAGCGCACAGAGGCTGTGGCGGGGGTCCTAGCACAGCTGCGGGCCCAGGGCCGCCTGGCAACGTTGGCAAAGTGGCGAGATGAGGTGAGTGCCCCGTGGGTGAGGGTGGTTGGGGCAGCATGTCAGGCCTCCCTCACCCTAATGCCCCATCCCTCTCCTGGGGCAGGCATATGAGGTGCGACCCAGCTTCGGAAGCCCAGCCTTATTGACCATGGAGCGAGCAGCAGCCCGTGAGTGCCTTGGTCAGACTATCCTGGGACAGTGAAAGTGGGCAGGAGTATGGAGCGGATAGGGGTGTCCACCCTGGgggctccttccttctttctctctccacagcCTTGCTGGGAGTCCTCCAGTTTGGGGCTCATCTCAATGCCTTCGTGTGCCATCAAGATGATGCCTCAGGGTCCCAGCAGATGCTCATGTGGCTGGCGAGGAGGTCTGCTCACAAGGCCACCTACCCTGGCATGCTGGACAACCTGGTATAGCCCCCCAGCCCTCCCTCCATTCTGCAGGCCCCTCAGGCTCTCTGATTCTCTCTGTGGGCCCCCTATCCAGCCCAggtcctggaggcaggaggaatCCCTtgctagccttggaatcaggatgatATGAGATTGACTCCAAAACAGTGGggctctctgtgaccctggggacTCATGTGACTtttgtggcctcagtttcctcctttggaaTCAAGAGTAGTAATAGAACCAACCACTAAGGGTTGTTATGCCATCTATATTCTGACCTCgtggtgatgatgataaccaATCAGGAACCGTGGCTCTAAGTAGAGCAGGTAAGAGCTCCAGAGATGCCCTGGTTCAGGGTCTCGCCTCTCTCCCCATCAGGCAGCCGGTGGTATGAGTGCCGGGCTGGGCGTCAAGGAAACCATGGTGAAGGAGAGCTGGGAGGAAGCTCGGGTGCCCCCAGAGCTGGCAGCTCAGGCCCAGCCAGTGGGCTGTCTCAGGTAAAAGCAGCACTACCTGTGTGGTGGGCAGGGGGCGGCTGTTGCCAGCCTCCAGCCTCGgcctgactctgtgtgtgtgtgtgtgtgtgtccctttcTTGTGGCTGCTTTAGCTACATCTATGAGGAGATAGATGGAGAAGACTTTGGGACTGTGGTTCGAGAATGCGTGTTTACCTTTGACCTTGAGGTGCCTGAAGACTTCACCCCCCAAGTGGGAGATGGGGAAGCCCAGGAATTCTACCTCTGGCCCCTGGACAAGGTCAGGGCCAGCTTTGGGGCACAGTGGCAGTGGGGCTGGCAGGAGTCCAAGGCTTCcaacctttcccttcttcccccaggTCAGGGAAGCTGTGGCTTCTGACAGCTTCAAGCCCAATTGTGCCCTGGTTGTGGTGGACTTCCTGCTCAGACATGGACTGCTGCATCCGGACCAGGGTAAGGAGGGCGTGGGCTGGCCTGAGCTGGGTTACACACTCCTGACCAGACCTCTGATCTTTCTGCTTCACCCTTCCCAGAGCCCCTGTACCCAGAGCTCGTGGCAGCAATGCACCAGACCCTGTGAGCCATGCCCAGGATGCCAGCAGGTGGCAGGACCAGCAGCAGGGGACATGAACCCAGAGTTGGTGCACTTCTGTTTTTACAGAAAGGGGAGGTGGGCAGCCTTCTGCCCTCCTGCAGAGGGCAAGGATGGCAGCTTCCCAATGAAAGGCATGGGAGAGCCAAGGCAGAACTGTGCTCAGAAGCCTCCTCCCAGATCCAGGTGTCACCATTTGATATGCAGGACTCCAAAGAGTTCCAGGGAGACCTggaaggaaaggtagatttggaaCATAGTACAACAAGACCCAGGGATTTTCCCAGGGCAGAGACTGGCACTTTCTTGGCCAGAGCCTCCAAAAGATGGAGCAAGAGATTTGCATCTACAGATACAGAAAGGAGAAGTCACAGACATCCTTCTTTCAGCCTTTCCCCTGACAGGGACAAGCTCATGCTGGGTAGGGCAcagagcctagagtcaagaagaccagaattcgaatccagcctcagacatcacttcatttcctctctcttcgccttagtttcctcagctgtgaaatggggtTATGACACCAGTCTCCCAAGGTTGTAAGGATCCAACAAGAGATTTGTAAATAGCTTACATGCTGCCTGACAAACGTTAGCTGCTGTGTAAgtgcttcttcccttctcttcctttccccttcaggTCTTAGTAAATTTCCCAGAACCCCATCTCTAACCCCTGATCCTCTCTTCCTGCAGTGGCTGGGCCTTGGTGCATCCTGCCCCAGCCCTTCCTCGGCCCCTGGAGAAGTTTTTGGATGCCCTGTTCTTGTTCATGCATTTCCTAGGACTTATTCACGACTGCCCTCCCCGATGCTGGAGGACTAGCCAGAGGTCCCCCAGGAATGTGCTGAGACCTGTAGTCTTGCAGGGGGAGGGTTGAGCTTCCCAAAGACCCATCAGGGAGATCCCGAACCCTTTGGAGTAGTTACAGGCAAGGGGGAAAGGATCATCTCACAGATAACACTCCAGGAGGAGAAGGTCAATTAACTTTAGCGAACAGACATTTATTAGGAACCTACTGTGTGCATGGTACTCTGGGACGAAGCAGAGAGGGCAGTTCTTGCCTGCTGTCAGCTTGTGATCTAGTGGAGGGAATAAGATGTTTATGACAATCTGAACGATCAGGCTGGAAAATTAGGGAGCATGAAGAAAGTGGACTATGTCACCAGGTGGTGCCCTACAAACCTGGCCATGCCGTCCTCTTGCAGCCAGAGTCCTGTCCTCCTGGACTCTGAACTGAGCTGGTTGACTCTTCTTCGATCTGTCCAATGGCCATTGGCATTGTAGATGAAGTTTCATCCCTGTTTAAAACTAATCTGCCTCATGACATCTTCCTCTTCCCAAGAGAAAgtcaaagagacagaaacaagcaGGGTCCCTGCCCCCATCCCCTGACAGGAGCTGAGGCAGCCAAAAGAAGCTCATATGAACTTGGGTCACCATTAGTTACAGTTCCTTGAACCACAAGAAGGTGAAATTGGAGAGGTTAGGGGCTTCAGTGTTCAGTTCACTGACTCCAACCATACCCCCAAATACCCCCTTGAAAACATccctggggagggagaagggtgcCTGAAAACCTGGGGGAGGGGCAACCCATCACCTCTTGAGACCACATCTGACTTTGGGGAAGTTCTTAACTTGTAGCCTAAACCAGCTGCTTTGTAACTCCCACCACCCTTTAAATCCTCGAACATAGCTGCCAGGCCCCAGAGTCACCGTTTTAGTCTACACAGGCTCACTTCCTTCCACCCATGATCATCCATCATGGATTCAAGGCCCTTTGTCACATGAcaggaaaaggagggagttgaTCTGTGTCCATATGAAACCAGGGTGCCCAGAACTGTACCCAGGCTCAAGCTGTGTGGGTGGCTGTGGAATGTCACCTTTCCATTCCCAGAAGCTCAGCCCAAATCCTCTGGGCTTGttgcccttcctttcctcccactgCTGACTCATGGACCTTACAGTCCTCTCAAATCCCCAGATCTTCAGAACAACTGCTAATGGTgccctttcccccattttatgCTGGTGAGGTTGAAATTTTTTGGTACTCAAGTGCAAGACTTTGCATTTGACCTAATTGACTTTCATCTCACTAGATTCAACCCAGTGCTCTGGCATGCAAAGAACATCCAACGTATTGTTCCTCCAGCCCCAAGCTCAGTATCACCTGCTACCTCTACCTTtgtccaaatacttgaagaaagtaGTAAATAACATATAATTGAGTGCTGATCCCCAAAGTATTCCCCTCAGGACCTCTGCCTATGTTGGCACTGAGTCATCAACAACTTTTCCTTGGCTCCATCATCCAACAGGTCTGAATCCATCTGACTGTTATTGGCTAATCCATGTCTTTCCACCTTCTCCATGAGAAACGTTTGAGACACTCTCTCCCCTCAGAACAGGTCAGCCCAGCACATGGTGGGGCACTCCCAGTGTTCACAAAGACACATCCAGATTTGCATGAGATAAGTCAGATGAGAACCCTTGGAACTCAGATTCCCATGTCGTGAATGGTCTAAGCATGATGTGTGAGGAGTAAGCGGTGGCCTCTCTGGTTCTCCTGCCAGTCTGCCTGTCCCTTCTCTGCCTCAATGTCTCCCTCATCATCCCCTGT is part of the Notamacropus eugenii isolate mMacEug1 chromosome 3, mMacEug1.pri_v2, whole genome shotgun sequence genome and harbors:
- the LOC140532331 gene encoding uncharacterized protein, whose product is MEAAAAAAGTAGPGSVPGWTAAIRRLLRHFSLSEKPGSSGFQCLPLVVEGQQVGLVVPQVARELRAFPDVFVEVAGTLELRGGRCPEERTEAVAGVLAQLRAQGRLATLAKWRDEAYEVRPSFGSPALLTMERAAAPLLGVLQFGAHLNAFVCHQDDASGSQQMLMWLARRSAHKATYPGMLDNLAAGGMSAGLGVKETMVKESWEEARVPPELAAQAQPVGCLSYIYEEIDGEDFGTVVRECVFTFDLEVPEDFTPQVGDGEAQEFYLWPLDKVREAVASDSFKPNCALVVVDFLLRHGLLHPDQEPLYPELVAAMHQTL